GACCGGTTCGACCGGGGTGAGCACCCACTCTTCTTTGGGCTTGAGCTTCCAGTGCTTCTTCTCGCCGAGGCTTTTGGTGTAATTGGCGCGGCGGACTCCCTTGGCTGTCGGGTCCCGAAGAAGCCGCTCGATCGTGGTGTCGGTAAAGTGCGAACCGTTTCGGGTGCGATGCCCGGACTCGGTCAGGAGCCGAGCAACGGTCTTCTTGCGGCGATGTTCCAGGAAAAGCTCGTAGATGTGTTTGCGGATGGGCGCTTCATTGGGGTCGGGAACGATCTCTCTGCCTTCCCAGCGGTAGCCAAACGGAGCCGCTCCGCCCAAGGGCTTCCCGAGCTTGGCCCGGATGGGTACCGAAGCAGCCACGCGCGCGGCAATCTCCTCGCGCTCCCACTGGGCCATCGCAGCAATCACCGTGTAGAAAAGCCTGCCGGCGGGACTTGAGGTGTCAATGGACTCCTGCAGGGAGACCAGGTCCGCGCCGGCAGCTTCGAAGAGGTCGGCAAAGTCGAGGAGTTCCCGCGTGTTGCGAGCGAGCCGGGCGAGTTTGGAAAAGATGAGGCCGGAAATGTGGCCGCGCTTGATGTCGGCGATCATGCGCTGGGTCTCGGGATGCTCGCGTACCGATTTCCCGCTCACGGCCTCAAGGTGATAGACCTCCCTGACCTGCCAGCCTTTGGAGTCGGCGTAAAAGCGGGCGCGCTTTTCGTGGTGCTCGGGGCTCTCGCCATGCGCCTGGTCCTCGGTCGAGACCCGGAGCCAGATGCCGACGTGTTTCGCCTGATAGCTGCCTTTGTCCAAGGTGTGCCCCATAGGTCAAATTTTGTCATCAAGTGATGTTTGGCCCTCGAAACGCATTTAGAATACGCTCGTATTTCTACTTGCGGAAATGGGCCTTCATAGGGTGTTTCTCTGTGGAAAACTTTGCTTGACTCTTTGAAGGAGATGATAGAGGATAAAGAGATGACGGCAATGTACGATGGCGGCGCAAGCAGCCACTAAAATCCTCAGGGTTCGGAATCTGCCGATCGGGTCACTTATCTGGCTCACTTGGACGACTCAATAGAGAGCCGGTCCCTCTTGTCGTCCGCGGAAGAATCCTCCACGTGAAGGTGAACTCGCTTCCTTCGAAGGGATAAGCGAGGGGAAATTTCAGCCCATTCTTGAATGGCTTGATGTTGCCTTTGACTCTCTCGCCTTCGAGTCTATTCACGTTGGGATCATCAGACATCGCAACAGTACACTCGCCATCCCCAAAAATGAACGGGGCTCCGTCAGTCGGCACGATGAACACCTCGGCTAAGATCGTCGGATGTTTGACTGTGTACGCGTAGAAATCGCTCTCGCCGGCCGCAGTCTTGTATGCTCCGGGACTGGTTGAAAACCCGGCCTCGTACTCGAGTCTCTCACCTTCTGGGATATTCGCGGGGAAACGTATATCCCAGAGAACTTGCCCCTTAGGATAGTCCTTTCCTTTAAGCGTCATGGCATTGACGTGAGGCCCATCGAGGGACTCGTTTCCGCAGCCATTAGGCAGGCAAATGAAATTAAATCGACAAGAATCCTTGAGTATCTCCCCTTCCACACGGTGGTCTTCCCTGGTGCCATTGAAGCCAGGCCCAAATGACCGGAACGACGAATACGAGGAAAGGGTGGCCTCACCTTTCGCGCCGACCGTTACGCAAAGCCGAACGCTGTCTAATCCCCGGCCGTAGCGGAGTTGCGCCGAGTACTTGAACAGTTTGTCTCGACTCGGTCCCAGCTCGGGCTCACTAGCTGGAAATCGCC
The DNA window shown above is from Candidatus Binatus sp. and carries:
- a CDS encoding recombinase family protein; translation: MGHTLDKGSYQAKHVGIWLRVSTEDQAHGESPEHHEKRARFYADSKGWQVREVYHLEAVSGKSVREHPETQRMIADIKRGHISGLIFSKLARLARNTRELLDFADLFEAAGADLVSLQESIDTSSPAGRLFYTVIAAMAQWEREEIAARVAASVPIRAKLGKPLGGAAPFGYRWEGREIVPDPNEAPIRKHIYELFLEHRRKKTVARLLTESGHRTRNGSHFTDTTIERLLRDPTAKGVRRANYTKSLGEKKHWKLKPKEEWVLTPVEPVVSAELWEQCNLILEERRKNGKRIARKPVHLFTGLVHCYCGHKMYVPSNTPKYVCYGCRNKIPVEDLDAVFHEQLQGFVLSPTEVAAYLAQADEKIVEKQQLLASLDENRNKARAEMDRVMRLYLDEKISSDGFSSEYHPLEERFKQISQQIPELQGELDFLKIRALSSDEILTEAKDLYARWPDLRNDEKRRIIETITEKITIGKDDITIDLCYLPSSSEFMAEKQRNLTGSSRPPASRRREK